The Corynebacterium simulans genome contains a region encoding:
- a CDS encoding AMP-binding protein, with product MQFSSSQPWHRFYGEWTPTSLDYGNATLLSQLAETIAAHPERVALRYMGEELSYAQLDAEINRAASALSARGVQRGDFVALALANRPAHVIAFYAALRLGAAVVEHNPQFTTHELTPMVAHHGARVAIAEGPAVGIFRELPQLEHVIDADADWEDFLAEGKKQTPRAEVNKDDLALILYTSGTTGTPKGAMLSHGNLAANALQMAHWRLPEEHPQAMAVLPLFHSYGLTMSLTVGVVTGASISLVPAPRLELILAAIAAAPPTWLPAVPTVYQRIVDAAPELPKITQAISGAATLPSATIGQWETQAHGFLVEGYGLTEAAPVVTCNPLNEHRRAGCIGIPMPDTQVRIDPDTGELLVRGPQVFSGYLHNPEATRTAFQDGWLRTGDLATQDADGFITLRARLKETIITGGFNVYPGEVEEVLLSHPALADAAVIGRPRPDGSEDVVACIVLASAQPGAPADAAQPTQEEFREWCRGQLARYKVPREFIVVPDLGRDGLGKLRRRAVAERFL from the coding sequence ATGCAGTTTTCTTCTTCTCAGCCCTGGCACCGCTTCTATGGCGAATGGACACCCACCTCATTGGACTACGGCAACGCCACGCTTCTTAGCCAACTGGCTGAGACCATCGCTGCGCACCCCGAGCGGGTGGCACTGCGTTATATGGGCGAAGAACTTTCTTATGCGCAGCTCGACGCCGAAATCAACCGGGCTGCCAGCGCACTGAGCGCCCGCGGCGTGCAGCGCGGCGACTTCGTGGCCTTGGCGCTTGCTAACCGCCCCGCCCACGTCATTGCCTTTTATGCGGCACTGCGCTTGGGCGCTGCCGTGGTGGAGCACAATCCCCAGTTCACCACACACGAGCTAACCCCAATGGTGGCCCACCATGGCGCCCGCGTAGCCATCGCAGAGGGGCCGGCGGTAGGCATCTTCCGCGAGTTGCCGCAGCTTGAGCACGTCATCGACGCCGACGCAGACTGGGAAGATTTCCTCGCCGAGGGTAAGAAGCAAACGCCACGGGCCGAAGTAAACAAAGACGATCTCGCACTCATCCTCTACACCTCAGGCACTACGGGCACCCCCAAGGGGGCCATGCTCTCTCATGGCAACCTCGCCGCCAACGCACTGCAAATGGCCCACTGGCGCCTACCGGAGGAGCACCCACAAGCGATGGCGGTTTTGCCGCTGTTCCACTCCTATGGCCTGACCATGTCGCTGACGGTAGGTGTGGTCACGGGGGCGTCGATTAGCCTCGTGCCCGCCCCGCGCCTAGAGCTTATCCTTGCGGCAATTGCGGCAGCCCCTCCCACCTGGCTGCCCGCGGTCCCTACGGTTTATCAGCGCATTGTGGACGCCGCACCGGAGCTTCCGAAGATCACCCAAGCCATTTCCGGCGCCGCGACGCTGCCTTCTGCAACCATCGGCCAGTGGGAGACTCAAGCCCACGGCTTCCTCGTGGAAGGCTATGGGCTTACCGAGGCCGCGCCCGTGGTGACCTGCAATCCTTTGAACGAACACCGCCGCGCCGGCTGCATTGGCATCCCTATGCCGGATACGCAGGTACGCATCGACCCCGATACCGGGGAGCTGCTCGTGCGCGGGCCGCAGGTCTTTTCCGGCTACCTCCACAATCCGGAGGCCACCCGCACCGCTTTCCAGGACGGATGGCTGCGCACGGGCGACCTCGCCACTCAGGACGCCGATGGCTTTATCACCCTGCGCGCCCGCCTCAAAGAGACCATCATCACCGGCGGTTTCAACGTCTATCCCGGCGAGGTCGAAGAGGTGCTGCTTTCTCACCCTGCGCTTGCCGACGCCGCCGTGATCGGCCGCCCCCGCCCCGACGGCTCCGAGGACGTCGTCGCCTGCATCGTGCTCGCCAGCGCCCAACCCGGCGCGCCCGCGGATGCTGCGCAACCCACGCAGGAAGAATTCCGCGAGTGGTGCCGTGGCCAGCTCGCCCGCTATAAGGTCCCACGCGAGTTCATCGTGGTTCCAGACCTAGGCCGCGATGGCCTGGGCAAACTCCGACGCCGTGCTGTGGCCGAGCGTTTTCTGTAA
- a CDS encoding long-chain-fatty-acid--CoA ligase: protein MSDTQPSAYESKAWLASYAEWTNHHLDYGEQTLLDIYNENLAKHGTWPATWFFGRQQSYHELDVQVRAAAAGLKAFGIRPGDRVAMALPNCPQHIAAFYAVLKLGAIVVEHNPLYTAHELEGLFQDHAARVAIVWDKMTATFEQLRETTPLETIISVNMTEAMPRSKQLLLRIPIPPITEQREQLTAPAPNTVPWSTLTGTAIGGDGTKLADAEIHPEDTAIILYTSGTTGTPKGAEITHANVCANVKQGVAWVPEFGSKPERMLAALPMFHIYGLTLIAALGVYVGGELILTPAPKIPLIMDIMKKHRPTWLPGVPTLYSKIIEAAEEQGADITGIHNSLSGAAALPPETVEEWESLTDGLLVEGYGLTETSPVLTGNPMNNSRRPGYIGIPFPDTEIRIANPDNLDETMADGEPGELLARGPQVFKGYFKNPEATEKAFHDGWFCTGDMAVMESDGFIKIVSRIKEMIITGGFNVYPGEVEKVIGMHPDVVDVAVVGRPREDGSEDVVACVILRDGAALDPEGMKDFARQNLTRYKVPRTFYHFEHLAADQLGKVRRREVQADLLQRLKSGNHS from the coding sequence ATGTCGGATACCCAGCCATCTGCATACGAGTCCAAAGCTTGGCTTGCCAGCTACGCCGAGTGGACCAACCACCACCTCGACTACGGCGAACAGACCCTGCTTGATATCTACAACGAGAACCTTGCCAAGCACGGAACTTGGCCGGCTACCTGGTTCTTTGGACGCCAACAAAGCTACCACGAGCTAGATGTCCAGGTTCGCGCCGCAGCGGCCGGGCTTAAGGCCTTTGGTATCCGCCCCGGCGATCGCGTGGCCATGGCGCTTCCTAACTGCCCACAGCACATCGCGGCCTTTTATGCGGTGCTCAAGTTGGGCGCGATCGTCGTCGAGCACAATCCGCTCTACACCGCCCACGAGCTCGAGGGCCTTTTCCAGGATCACGCCGCCCGCGTGGCCATTGTCTGGGACAAGATGACCGCCACCTTCGAGCAGCTGCGCGAAACCACCCCGCTTGAGACGATCATCTCCGTCAACATGACCGAGGCCATGCCGCGTAGCAAGCAGCTGCTCCTGCGCATTCCTATCCCACCCATCACGGAGCAGCGCGAGCAGCTCACCGCCCCAGCGCCCAACACCGTGCCGTGGAGCACCCTGACCGGCACCGCAATCGGTGGCGATGGCACCAAGCTTGCCGACGCCGAAATTCACCCCGAAGACACCGCCATCATCCTGTACACCTCCGGCACCACGGGTACACCGAAGGGCGCGGAAATCACCCACGCGAATGTCTGCGCCAACGTGAAACAAGGTGTGGCCTGGGTGCCCGAGTTTGGCAGTAAGCCTGAACGCATGCTGGCCGCTCTGCCAATGTTCCACATCTACGGCCTCACACTCATCGCAGCACTCGGCGTCTACGTCGGCGGCGAGCTCATACTCACCCCGGCACCAAAGATCCCGCTCATCATGGACATCATGAAAAAGCACCGGCCTACCTGGCTGCCTGGCGTGCCCACCTTGTATTCCAAGATCATCGAGGCAGCCGAGGAACAGGGCGCAGACATCACCGGCATCCACAACTCCCTGTCAGGTGCTGCGGCGCTTCCCCCAGAAACCGTGGAGGAGTGGGAGTCGCTCACTGACGGCCTGCTGGTTGAGGGCTATGGCCTCACCGAGACTTCCCCGGTCCTCACCGGCAATCCGATGAACAATTCACGACGCCCCGGCTACATCGGCATCCCCTTCCCCGATACCGAAATCCGTATCGCTAACCCGGACAACCTAGACGAGACCATGGCAGACGGCGAGCCCGGCGAGCTGCTCGCGCGCGGCCCGCAGGTGTTCAAGGGCTACTTCAAGAACCCAGAAGCCACTGAAAAGGCCTTCCACGATGGCTGGTTCTGCACCGGCGATATGGCGGTCATGGAGTCCGATGGCTTCATCAAGATCGTCTCCCGCATCAAGGAGATGATCATCACCGGCGGATTCAACGTCTACCCCGGCGAAGTCGAAAAGGTCATCGGCATGCACCCCGACGTCGTCGATGTCGCCGTGGTGGGCCGCCCGCGAGAAGACGGCTCCGAGGACGTCGTCGCCTGTGTCATCCTGCGTGACGGCGCCGCCCTCGACCCAGAAGGCATGAAGGACTTCGCGCGCCAGAACCTGACCCGCTACAAAGTGCCGCGCACCTTCTATCACTTCGAGCACCTTGCCGCAGACCAGCTAGGCAAGGTTCGCCGCCGCGAAGTGCAGGCGGATCTGCTGCAGCGCCTAAAGTCCGGGAACCACAGCTAG